One Roseburia rectibacter DNA window includes the following coding sequences:
- a CDS encoding NUDIX hydrolase, with amino-acid sequence MKKSKPENTPRKMRPALTPESRENQMIALAMDLAEQQLRDGTASSQLITEFVKRGSTKARLEKEILEEQRDLLDAKTKALQSAERVEELYENALNAFRGYSGQGGDDNIDTDIF; translated from the coding sequence GTGAAAAAGTCAAAGCCAGAAAATACACCTAGAAAAATGCGACCGGCTTTGACGCCGGAATCCAGAGAAAACCAGATGATAGCATTGGCTATGGATTTAGCTGAGCAACAGTTGAGGGATGGAACAGCATCTTCACAACTTATAACAGAATTTGTCAAACGAGGATCGACAAAAGCTAGACTTGAAAAAGAGATTTTGGAAGAGCAAAGAGATCTTTTGGATGCAAAAACAAAAGCATTGCAATCCGCAGAACGAGTAGAAGAACTATACGAAAATGCATTAAATGCTTTTCGAGGATACAGTGGACAAGGCGGTGATGACAATATCGATACGGACATATTCTGA
- a CDS encoding SH3 domain-containing protein, producing the protein MDNKKEEKKRNMHVENHTENNTEAHIPEAGIDAKNEEENSVRGIVTDCEILNVRSEANLTSTPVTTIKAGEQVMIDMDLSNDEFYKVYTAAGAEGYCKKEYIKVQN; encoded by the coding sequence ATGGATAATAAGAAAGAAGAAAAAAAACGTAACATGCATGTAGAAAACCATACAGAAAACAACACAGAAGCACACATTCCGGAAGCGGGCATTGATGCTAAAAATGAAGAAGAGAACAGTGTTCGTGGAATCGTGACTGACTGCGAAATACTTAATGTCAGATCAGAAGCAAATCTTACATCTACACCAGTAACGACGATCAAAGCTGGCGAACAGGTAATGATTGATATGGATTTATCTAACGACGAGTTTTACAAGGTGTATACGGCTGCCGGTGCAGAAGGATATTGCAAAAAAGAATATATTAAAGTCCAGAATTGA
- a CDS encoding phage head-tail connector protein: MEITQSILNSIKKMIGGISADDEAFDADLIIHINSAFSILSQLGVGPAEGFEIKDSTAVWTEFVDDDATFNLVKSYIYLKVKLVFDPPLSSAVLECYKEQISEYEWRLNVAAEK, encoded by the coding sequence ATGGAAATTACACAGAGTATCTTAAACTCTATCAAAAAAATGATTGGCGGAATATCTGCTGATGATGAGGCGTTTGATGCAGATTTGATCATACATATCAATTCCGCATTTTCAATTCTGTCTCAATTAGGAGTTGGACCTGCTGAGGGATTTGAGATTAAAGATAGCACAGCAGTGTGGACCGAGTTCGTGGATGATGACGCAACGTTTAATCTTGTAAAGTCATATATTTATTTAAAAGTAAAACTTGTATTCGATCCACCGTTAAGTTCAGCAGTTCTTGAATGCTATAAAGAGCAGATTAGCGAATACGAATGGAGATTAAACGTAGCTGCTGAAAAGTAA
- a CDS encoding DUF7211 domain-containing protein — translation MNNEDVLEHHGILGMKWGVRRSEAELARSRGHTESNSGQTGKTKVATSKHPPAKKASKRMSDDELRAQISRLELEKRYSDLLRDTTPAQKKKGRDFVMGILEQSGKNIGGQLATYAMGTAVNKMAGSQIVNPKKGQKDK, via the coding sequence GTGAACAATGAAGACGTGTTGGAACATCATGGCATTCTTGGAATGAAATGGGGAGTGCGTCGATCTGAGGCAGAATTAGCAAGAAGTAGAGGTCATACCGAAAGCAATAGTGGACAGACAGGTAAAACGAAAGTTGCTACGTCAAAACATCCACCAGCTAAGAAAGCATCAAAGAGAATGTCTGATGACGAGCTGAGAGCGCAGATAAGTCGCCTGGAATTAGAAAAGCGTTATAGTGACTTATTAAGGGATACAACACCAGCCCAGAAAAAGAAAGGCAGAGATTTTGTGATGGGGATTCTTGAACAGTCTGGAAAAAATATTGGTGGACAGCTTGCGACTTATGCGATGGGCACAGCTGTTAATAAAATGGCAGGATCGCAAATTGTAAATCCCAAAAAAGGACAAAAGGATAAATAG
- a CDS encoding terminase TerL endonuclease subunit — protein MALSNTAVPIYYGKFRDAVIRGDIPICKEVEMEMQRIDSLIADPGIYYDDAAVEGFISYCENELTLTDGSDLNLLDSFKVWAEQIFGWYYFVERSIYEPYEDGHGGHYVTKWIKTRLVNKQYLIVARGAAKSMYASCLQNYFLNVDVTTTHQITTAPTMKQAEEVLSPIRTAITRARGPFYKFLTEGSLMNTSGSKANRTKLASTKRGIENFMTGSLLEIRPMRIDKLQGLQLKVATVDEWLSGDIREDVIGAIEQGASKVDDYLIVAISSEGTVRNGAGDTIKMELMDILKGEYFNPHVSIWWYKLDSIDEVSNPDMWLKANPNIGKTVKYETYQLDVERAEKAPAARNDILAKRFGLPMEGYTYFFTYEETLPPEKKRTYWQMPCSLGVDLSQGDDFCAFTFLFPLSNGAFGIKTRDYISSSTLMKLPLAMRNKYDQFMKEGSLIVLDGTVLDMMDVYDDLDEHIVECQYDIRCFGYDPYNSKEFVARWESENGPFGIEKVIQGTKTESVPLGELKKLSEERMLLFDEELMTFAMGNCITMEDTNGNRKLLKKRYDQKIDAVAAMMDAYIAYKLNRDAFE, from the coding sequence ATGGCACTATCTAATACTGCTGTTCCGATATACTACGGTAAGTTTAGAGATGCCGTAATTCGGGGCGACATACCAATTTGCAAAGAAGTTGAAATGGAAATGCAGCGAATCGACAGTTTAATTGCCGATCCGGGTATTTATTATGATGATGCAGCAGTTGAAGGTTTTATCAGTTATTGCGAAAACGAACTAACTTTAACTGATGGATCTGATTTGAATCTGCTTGATTCATTCAAAGTTTGGGCTGAACAGATCTTTGGGTGGTATTACTTTGTTGAGCGGAGTATATATGAACCTTATGAGGATGGACACGGAGGGCATTATGTCACTAAATGGATAAAAACTCGTCTTGTTAACAAACAGTATTTGATTGTTGCGAGAGGAGCTGCAAAGTCTATGTATGCCTCATGCTTGCAAAATTACTTTTTAAACGTGGATGTAACAACAACTCATCAGATCACGACCGCACCAACAATGAAACAAGCTGAGGAAGTATTATCGCCAATTAGAACAGCAATCACCAGAGCAAGAGGACCTTTTTATAAGTTCCTTACAGAAGGGTCGTTGATGAATACATCCGGATCAAAAGCAAACCGGACAAAGTTGGCATCGACCAAAAGAGGTATTGAGAATTTTATGACAGGTTCCTTATTGGAGATACGCCCAATGAGAATTGACAAGCTCCAGGGTCTGCAACTTAAAGTGGCGACAGTCGATGAATGGTTGTCCGGCGACATTCGGGAAGATGTCATTGGAGCTATTGAACAAGGCGCCTCCAAAGTTGATGATTATTTGATTGTGGCAATCAGTTCTGAGGGTACTGTTCGTAATGGAGCAGGCGATACAATCAAAATGGAATTGATGGATATATTGAAAGGAGAATATTTCAATCCGCATGTATCCATCTGGTGGTATAAATTGGATTCCATTGATGAAGTTTCCAATCCGGATATGTGGTTAAAAGCAAATCCAAACATTGGAAAAACAGTAAAATATGAAACATATCAACTTGATGTTGAGCGAGCCGAAAAAGCTCCGGCAGCAAGAAACGATATTCTGGCAAAACGTTTTGGTTTACCAATGGAAGGGTATACATATTTCTTTACTTACGAAGAAACACTTCCTCCAGAAAAAAAGAGGACATATTGGCAAATGCCGTGTTCCCTTGGTGTAGATTTATCGCAAGGCGATGACTTTTGTGCATTTACATTTCTATTTCCATTATCAAATGGCGCATTCGGTATAAAGACAAGAGATTACATCTCGTCATCAACTCTTATGAAACTCCCATTAGCAATGAGAAACAAATATGATCAATTTATGAAAGAAGGAAGTCTTATAGTACTTGATGGTACTGTTTTGGACATGATGGATGTTTATGACGATTTAGATGAACATATCGTTGAGTGCCAATATGACATTCGGTGTTTTGGTTACGATCCATACAACTCTAAAGAATTTGTTGCTAGATGGGAAAGCGAGAATGGACCGTTTGGAATAGAGAAAGTTATTCAGGGTACAAAAACAGAATCGGTTCCTTTAGGCGAACTGAAAAAATTATCTGAAGAACGAATGCTTTTGTTTGATGAAGAACTTATGACATTTGCTATGGGAAATTGTATTACTATGGAGGATACAAATGGTAATCGTAAATTGTTAAAAAAGCGATACGATCAAAAAATAGACGCAGTAGCCGCTATGATGGATGCTTATATTGCTTACAAATTAAATCGTGACGCTTTTGAATAA
- a CDS encoding phage portal protein, producing MGFIDRLQHGWNAFMNKDPTNYNGYGCSYHPYRIYATRGNYRSIVNAVYNRIALDVAAVTIQHVKLDDKGRFLNVMDSGLNKCLTLRANIDQTSRAFIQDVVLSVMDEGYIAIVPVDTDIDPDITNGYDIDSMRVGKIVEWFPQHIKAEVYNDKKGRKQTIIMSKKDVAIIENPLYSVINEPNSVMQRLIHKLNLLDAVDERCCSGKLDLIIQLPYTIKTEARQRQAEQRKASIENQLFGSPYGIAYIDGTEKITQLNRPVENNLMKQIEYLTNMLYSQLGITQAILDGSADEKTMLNYYNRTIEPFISAIVDELKSKFITETARTQHKSIVYFRDPFKLVPVNDIAEIADKFTRNEILTSNEIRQIIGIAPSDDPKADVLNNSNIRASEQTAAYNNENNETGGKNQNEV from the coding sequence ATGGGATTTATTGATAGACTCCAGCATGGCTGGAATGCATTTATGAATAAAGACCCGACGAACTATAACGGATATGGGTGTTCATATCATCCATACCGTATTTATGCAACTCGGGGAAATTATAGATCAATTGTAAATGCTGTTTATAATCGGATCGCGCTTGATGTAGCCGCGGTGACAATTCAGCATGTAAAATTAGATGATAAAGGACGTTTCTTAAACGTAATGGACTCTGGATTAAATAAGTGTCTTACGTTGCGTGCAAATATCGATCAGACATCACGTGCATTTATACAGGATGTCGTTTTATCAGTAATGGATGAAGGATATATAGCGATTGTACCGGTTGATACCGACATAGATCCAGATATTACCAATGGATATGATATCGATTCTATGCGTGTTGGAAAGATTGTGGAGTGGTTTCCGCAACATATCAAAGCGGAAGTATACAATGACAAAAAAGGTCGGAAACAAACCATTATAATGTCAAAAAAAGATGTGGCAATCATTGAGAATCCACTATATTCGGTAATTAATGAACCAAACAGTGTAATGCAACGATTAATTCATAAACTGAATCTTTTGGATGCGGTTGATGAACGTTGCTGTTCAGGAAAATTAGATTTAATTATCCAATTACCATACACCATAAAAACGGAAGCCCGACAACGTCAGGCGGAACAACGTAAAGCCAGTATAGAGAATCAGTTATTTGGCTCACCATATGGGATCGCATATATAGATGGAACCGAAAAGATAACACAGCTTAATCGTCCGGTTGAAAATAATCTGATGAAACAGATTGAATATTTGACAAACATGCTGTACAGCCAGCTTGGCATAACGCAGGCAATTTTGGATGGTTCCGCGGATGAAAAGACGATGCTTAATTACTATAACCGGACAATCGAACCATTTATTTCAGCCATCGTGGATGAACTAAAAAGCAAGTTCATAACAGAAACAGCAAGGACACAGCATAAGTCAATCGTTTATTTCCGCGATCCGTTTAAGCTTGTTCCGGTTAATGATATTGCTGAGATTGCAGACAAATTTACAAGAAACGAAATTTTAACATCAAACGAAATACGTCAAATTATTGGTATTGCCCCGTCAGATGATCCTAAAGCAGATGTACTTAACAATAGTAACATAAGGGCATCTGAGCAAACGGCAGCTTACAATAATGAAAATAATGAAACAGGAGGAAAAAATCAAAATGAAGTATGA
- a CDS encoding HK97 family phage prohead protease produces MKYDFGGWATRNDLECADGRIIKKDAFKSQNGEKVPLVWNHNHSAASNVLGHAYLENRDDGVYAYCEFNETESGKTAKELVQHGDVRSLSIMANKLVQTGHDVIHGIIREVSLVLAGANPGAFIDDVMAHGDGESGIIIGYDENIMLYHSDDEDEKDKKKTAEKDESKEASEKQTDKTAKEIFDTLSEEQKNVVYDVVRQALETPTEPDKTEEKDENDNNKSKGGTNSMKHNVFDGDQQQEKDSLTHSDQQEILAMAKMSNIGTFQNALTAYTNEHTLQHDATSGGFDTNTVGKLFPDYQEVRPGAPELITNDQGWISRVLSKVHKSPISRIRTSQVDIRNIDGLKAKGYQKGKEKKNAGNFSLVRRTTDPQTIYVKNALHRDDIVDITDFDYVAYLYNIDRMMLDEELAIAIMLGDGREDGDADKIAPDKVRPIWSDDDLYTIHADLDLAAAKKELQGGNTSLNFGSNYIYAEALIEAVLHARENYKGSGTPDYYCTPASLNTMLLARDLNGRRMYNSVAELASALNVAGIYTAEQFAGKKRKTSDGKTKKLLGIVCNLEDYALGATKGGEISHFTQFDIDFNQEKSLLETRVSGALHRVYSAIAIEEDVTASSNSVSDTSDHAAG; encoded by the coding sequence ATGAAGTATGATTTTGGTGGCTGGGCCACGAGAAACGACTTGGAATGTGCTGATGGGCGAATCATTAAAAAAGATGCGTTCAAAAGCCAGAATGGAGAAAAAGTCCCGTTAGTATGGAATCATAACCACAGTGCCGCTTCCAATGTATTAGGACATGCATACCTGGAAAATCGTGATGACGGCGTGTATGCTTATTGCGAATTTAACGAAACTGAATCTGGAAAAACTGCAAAAGAACTTGTACAGCATGGCGATGTTCGATCATTGTCGATCATGGCAAACAAATTAGTACAGACCGGACATGATGTTATTCATGGAATCATTCGCGAAGTAAGTCTCGTACTTGCAGGAGCAAATCCAGGTGCGTTTATCGATGATGTAATGGCACACGGTGATGGAGAGTCTGGCATTATTATTGGATATGATGAAAACATAATGCTTTATCATTCCGATGATGAGGATGAAAAAGACAAAAAAAAGACTGCCGAAAAAGATGAATCAAAAGAAGCATCAGAAAAACAGACAGATAAAACAGCGAAAGAAATCTTTGATACACTTTCGGAAGAACAGAAAAATGTGGTTTACGACGTGGTCAGACAGGCATTAGAAACACCAACTGAACCTGATAAGACAGAAGAAAAAGATGAAAACGACAACAATAAATCTAAAGGGGGAACAAACAGTATGAAACATAATGTATTTGATGGTGACCAGCAGCAGGAGAAAGACTCCTTAACACATTCCGATCAGCAGGAAATTTTGGCAATGGCTAAAATGAGCAATATCGGAACTTTCCAGAATGCTCTTACAGCATACACAAATGAACATACACTTCAGCATGATGCAACATCCGGTGGATTTGATACCAATACAGTTGGAAAATTATTCCCGGATTATCAGGAAGTGAGACCTGGAGCACCGGAATTAATTACCAATGATCAGGGATGGATTTCAAGAGTACTTTCTAAAGTACATAAGAGTCCGATTTCAAGAATCAGAACAAGTCAGGTAGATATCCGTAATATCGATGGACTTAAAGCTAAAGGATATCAGAAGGGAAAAGAGAAAAAGAATGCGGGCAATTTTAGTCTGGTTCGTAGAACTACCGATCCACAGACAATCTATGTCAAAAACGCGCTTCACCGGGATGATATTGTTGATATTACAGATTTTGATTATGTTGCTTATTTATACAATATCGATCGTATGATGCTTGACGAGGAGCTCGCAATTGCAATCATGTTAGGCGATGGTAGGGAAGATGGTGATGCTGATAAGATTGCCCCGGATAAAGTTCGTCCAATCTGGAGTGACGATGATCTCTATACAATTCATGCCGACTTAGATTTAGCAGCGGCGAAGAAAGAACTTCAGGGTGGTAATACTTCCTTAAATTTTGGTTCCAATTATATTTATGCAGAGGCACTCATTGAGGCTGTTCTTCATGCCCGTGAAAACTACAAAGGAAGCGGAACACCAGATTATTATTGCACGCCGGCATCTTTAAATACCATGCTTTTAGCAAGGGATCTTAATGGACGTCGTATGTACAATTCAGTAGCGGAATTAGCGTCAGCATTAAACGTTGCCGGAATCTATACCGCAGAGCAGTTTGCAGGTAAGAAACGTAAAACCTCGGATGGTAAGACAAAGAAATTGCTTGGTATTGTATGCAATCTTGAAGATTATGCACTGGGGGCAACCAAAGGTGGAGAAATCAGCCATTTCACACAGTTTGACATTGATTTCAACCAGGAAAAATCTCTTCTGGAAACTCGTGTCTCTGGTGCTCTTCACAGAGTGTACTCTGCTATTGCAATTGAAGAAGATGTGACAGCATCCAGTAACAGTGTGAGCGATACAAGTGATCATGCAGCAGGCTGA
- a CDS encoding DUF7253 family protein, whose translation MKFHGIIGYAVSSEIRPGVWSDGITRRECYGDLIRNTRQYQSSDTLNDNLNISNEISIVADPWARDNFHLMRYIEFMGAKWKIINIEVQYPRLILTVGGVYNESATDVT comes from the coding sequence ATGAAGTTTCATGGAATAATCGGCTATGCGGTTTCTTCGGAAATACGACCGGGCGTGTGGTCGGATGGAATTACAAGACGTGAATGCTACGGCGATCTGATTCGTAACACTCGTCAATATCAATCATCTGATACGCTTAATGATAATCTTAATATATCAAATGAAATCAGCATTGTAGCCGATCCATGGGCTCGCGATAACTTTCATTTGATGCGATATATCGAGTTTATGGGTGCTAAATGGAAAATTATAAATATTGAAGTTCAGTATCCGAGACTGATATTAACAGTTGGAGGTGTGTACAATGAATCGGCGACTGATGTTACATAA